In one window of Desulforhabdus amnigena DNA:
- a CDS encoding O-antigen ligase family protein produces MDTGITLKVKAQDPSTREPGAAFSLYWNRWMAGLPMVMLPFLLGGARPWFWSAVAALFMVGLTISIWTEESFPLGKILSSGWGLLLALFLFYPLLQCLPLPAPFGDFLDPARMRWVQRSEGVTHLAEGLVTISYMPLPSLFAWFWWIFLAAYAILFKKALEESRDLDWLFRILYCIAAFEAFYGLLQVLIPSLGVLWESAGTGNARGTFVNRNHYANFLGMIWPFLLAHMLKIRRENDPTIKRTHAETEAIRQGRQKQWFLALLIGLILLAQFFSASRGGILSSLVALTVFMLFSGVKRGGTVFFITACWLVMLVYGSIIGFEEILARFDMVEESAPGRFKIWEDTWRMIQDHLWTGTGLGTYETVIRLYQSHLTDQFQIGHAHNDYLELAAELGVPVAAGMVLLVWGYWWKTAIGIKRRERSQAMSHQPSAISHQPRAMNHQPSAMSHQPSAMSHQPSAMNHQPSATSHQPSAMSYQLSATIHQRRLIQAGALAGSAAFLCHGWVEFNWQMPANQLYFIILLLLMHHRGETTVGTGEVGPGRDSLLTGQRISL; encoded by the coding sequence ATGGATACAGGAATAACTCTGAAAGTGAAAGCGCAAGATCCCTCCACGCGGGAGCCGGGCGCAGCTTTTTCTCTTTACTGGAACCGCTGGATGGCGGGGCTGCCCATGGTGATGCTGCCTTTTCTCCTGGGGGGAGCGCGTCCCTGGTTCTGGAGCGCGGTGGCTGCCCTTTTCATGGTGGGGCTGACGATTTCCATCTGGACGGAAGAATCCTTCCCCCTGGGAAAGATCCTTTCCAGCGGGTGGGGACTGTTGCTCGCCCTCTTTCTCTTCTACCCCCTCCTTCAATGCCTGCCGTTGCCGGCTCCATTTGGGGATTTTCTGGATCCCGCCAGGATGCGCTGGGTACAGCGATCCGAGGGAGTGACTCACCTGGCCGAAGGTCTGGTGACCATTTCCTACATGCCTTTGCCGTCCCTCTTTGCCTGGTTTTGGTGGATTTTCCTGGCGGCTTATGCAATCCTGTTCAAAAAAGCCCTGGAGGAATCAAGGGACCTCGACTGGCTGTTCCGTATTCTCTACTGCATCGCGGCCTTCGAAGCTTTCTACGGACTGCTGCAGGTGCTGATTCCGTCGCTGGGAGTTCTATGGGAATCGGCGGGCACGGGAAATGCGCGGGGCACCTTTGTCAACCGCAATCATTACGCCAATTTCCTTGGAATGATCTGGCCTTTCCTTCTCGCGCATATGCTCAAAATACGCCGGGAAAACGACCCGACCATAAAGCGGACTCATGCAGAAACAGAGGCGATCCGGCAAGGGCGACAGAAACAATGGTTCCTCGCGCTTCTCATCGGGTTGATCCTGTTGGCCCAGTTTTTTTCCGCGTCCCGTGGAGGGATCCTCAGTTCCCTGGTGGCCCTCACCGTCTTCATGCTCTTTTCAGGCGTCAAAAGAGGAGGTACCGTCTTTTTCATTACCGCCTGCTGGCTCGTCATGCTCGTTTATGGAAGCATCATCGGCTTCGAGGAGATCCTGGCCCGCTTCGACATGGTGGAGGAATCTGCGCCCGGCCGTTTCAAAATCTGGGAAGACACGTGGCGAATGATCCAGGACCACCTGTGGACCGGAACCGGCCTGGGCACCTACGAAACGGTCATTCGCCTGTATCAGTCCCATCTCACCGATCAATTCCAGATCGGACACGCTCACAACGATTACCTGGAGCTTGCCGCCGAATTGGGAGTGCCCGTGGCCGCCGGTATGGTGCTCCTGGTTTGGGGATACTGGTGGAAAACAGCCATTGGAATCAAGCGGCGCGAACGCTCACAAGCCATGAGCCATCAACCATCAGCCATCAGCCATCAACCACGAGCCATGAACCATCAACCATCAGCCATGAGCCATCAACCATCAGCCATGAGCCATCAACCATCAGCCATGAACCATCAACCATCAGCCACGAGCCATCAACCATCAGCCATGAGCTATCAGCTATCAGCCACGATCCATCAGCGCCGGCTGATCCAGGCGGGGGCCCTTGCCGGAAGCGCGGCTTTCCTTTGCCATGGATGGGTGGAATTCAACTGGCAGATGCCTGCCAATCAATTGTATTTTATAATTTTGTTGTTGCTGATGCACCACAGGGGAGAGACCACGGTGGGAACCGGGGAAGTCGGGCCCGGCAGGGATTCTTTGCTCACAGGACAGCGTATTTCTTTATAA
- a CDS encoding tetratricopeptide repeat protein: MYRLPVKVLLSLILLGMAASLVWYSVCTNRISEKDVDFLKKHASVGLFPESWVLKGKLAYYEDLNAALAVQSFRRAIAIQPLRMDAWFELAKAEAVQGNEAEARKVVDTLSPLLAQISTWKWQEFLLANDMRDGERFAACFNFILNRLPYRTQEACYLAQQFWGEWAAVVPHLEQQNHPVFLRQLMRTNEADVALFLWSKMEEGAEAEDQDLRLRFCQFLLNNKRLGEAKKVWRRFAGDKGTVVYDGGFETEPMNMAFGWRQGRHPEVVVERTLEAPYSGSYSMHLHFRGTANVGFSHVSQVVPVEAGKTYHLSFAQKSRNLTTDQGIFLHLSGYGCKGLNVMSEPLLGSTPWTRVDLDVAVPEGCEAALIQIRRKESLKFDSKISGDYWIDAIEMK, encoded by the coding sequence ATGTATCGGTTGCCTGTCAAGGTATTGTTGAGTCTTATCCTTTTGGGAATGGCGGCAAGCCTGGTGTGGTATTCGGTGTGCACCAACAGGATTTCGGAAAAGGATGTGGACTTTTTGAAGAAGCATGCCTCCGTCGGTCTATTTCCGGAAAGCTGGGTTCTGAAGGGAAAACTCGCCTATTACGAAGATCTGAACGCGGCCCTGGCGGTGCAGTCTTTCCGAAGAGCCATCGCCATTCAACCCCTGCGAATGGATGCCTGGTTCGAGCTGGCCAAGGCCGAGGCGGTTCAGGGAAATGAAGCGGAAGCACGCAAAGTTGTCGATACCCTCTCACCCCTTCTGGCTCAGATAAGTACATGGAAATGGCAGGAATTTCTCCTTGCCAACGATATGCGCGACGGGGAGCGCTTTGCCGCCTGTTTCAATTTCATCCTGAACCGGCTGCCGTATCGGACCCAGGAGGCCTGTTACCTGGCCCAACAATTTTGGGGCGAATGGGCGGCCGTTGTGCCCCACCTGGAACAGCAGAATCACCCCGTCTTTCTCCGGCAGCTCATGAGAACCAATGAAGCGGATGTGGCTCTTTTTCTTTGGTCAAAAATGGAAGAAGGGGCTGAGGCTGAAGATCAGGACCTTCGGTTGCGTTTTTGCCAGTTTCTCCTGAACAATAAGCGACTGGGGGAGGCCAAGAAAGTGTGGAGGCGTTTTGCGGGGGATAAGGGGACGGTGGTTTATGACGGCGGTTTTGAAACCGAACCCATGAACATGGCTTTTGGCTGGCGCCAGGGGCGGCATCCTGAAGTGGTCGTCGAACGGACGCTGGAAGCTCCCTACTCGGGAAGCTATTCCATGCACCTGCATTTTCGAGGGACCGCCAATGTGGGCTTCAGCCATGTGTCACAGGTCGTTCCGGTTGAGGCCGGAAAAACCTACCATTTGAGTTTCGCTCAAAAGAGTCGAAACCTGACGACCGACCAGGGAATCTTCCTGCACCTGAGCGGTTATGGATGCAAGGGGTTGAATGTGATGAGTGAACCCCTTCTGGGGAGTACGCCCTGGACGCGGGTTGACCTGGATGTGGCTGTTCCGGAGGGGTGTGAAGCGGCCCTCATTCAGATTCGCAGGAAGGAAAGCCTCAAGTTCGACAGCAAAATATCCGGAGATTACTGGATAGATGCCATCGAGATGAAATAG
- a CDS encoding DnaJ domain-containing protein, translating into MEEGWASNLDLYFFEAVMGRNSLRILVKLVATEKNLHQLISQVAADVSLLNTVRRFYLNEGGGSGSSADSLGQLCKSYDILPEVFRQRLHVVANTLNLIEQEEDYYETLGVDRGASIEEIKAAFRRQIFACHPDRNPDDPQAAERFRKLHRAYQVLSRVESKQNYDQNLTVPAWIETPIVEDEEPPVSPWDWKKLRRTWPIGLFVLVLLVMCFFVDFQNWQTARYYETRKENPPLLDEFAFSHPEMGEWNETLHECASKMGKFSAHSNLVTSPTPVFLFAYLQQVVQDLAIDKGPRIRKPHRKEPETGGLARENAPPPPEMRVAHSSAKPKDEEGMKKDIDPLKELHPQNLKPKSSESLAMADVPAGKPAVEKAPVPKDKPTAVEPGPSGPEKGVRNVAAAAKSAQSGKKESSVIVAEVPKVETPKVERPKASARALPEGDSEKGKPGKNESKEDLPRGKAGRFADAGGGPKRVQEEIKPAKESSRTEPQELPRMVSIDEMSRGLQEFLNRYADAYERKNTKAFFSLFDPHAVENGEPIETLQPVYCENFKKAEQIQYSIKLVRWSAAHESVNLSARFRLAVKLSGESPSESMGEMTMTLARRGEEFRVKRLDYSFH; encoded by the coding sequence GTGGAAGAGGGATGGGCTTCAAACCTGGATTTGTATTTCTTCGAGGCCGTTATGGGGCGTAATTCCCTGCGTATTCTCGTAAAGCTCGTTGCCACGGAAAAAAATTTGCATCAACTCATCTCTCAAGTGGCGGCAGACGTCTCACTGCTCAACACTGTGCGTCGATTTTATCTGAATGAGGGTGGAGGAAGCGGTTCATCTGCCGACTCACTGGGGCAGCTCTGCAAGTCCTACGACATCCTGCCGGAGGTTTTCCGGCAGCGACTTCACGTGGTCGCCAACACCTTGAACCTGATAGAGCAGGAAGAGGATTACTACGAGACCCTCGGGGTAGATCGGGGAGCCTCCATTGAAGAAATCAAGGCGGCGTTCAGACGTCAAATTTTTGCCTGCCATCCTGACAGAAATCCCGACGATCCCCAGGCGGCGGAACGTTTTCGAAAGCTGCACCGCGCCTACCAGGTCCTTTCCAGGGTAGAGTCGAAGCAGAATTATGACCAAAATTTGACGGTTCCCGCCTGGATTGAAACGCCCATCGTAGAAGACGAAGAACCGCCGGTTTCCCCATGGGATTGGAAAAAGCTCCGGCGTACCTGGCCGATCGGCCTCTTTGTGCTTGTGCTCCTGGTGATGTGTTTTTTCGTCGATTTTCAGAACTGGCAAACGGCGCGCTACTATGAAACAAGGAAGGAAAACCCTCCGCTGCTTGATGAGTTTGCTTTTTCTCACCCTGAAATGGGGGAGTGGAACGAAACCCTGCACGAATGTGCCTCAAAAATGGGAAAGTTTTCAGCGCACAGTAATTTGGTCACCTCGCCGACGCCCGTTTTCCTGTTTGCCTATCTACAACAAGTTGTACAGGACCTGGCGATAGATAAAGGCCCAAGGATCCGAAAGCCGCATCGAAAGGAACCGGAAACCGGGGGCCTGGCCAGGGAAAATGCGCCGCCTCCCCCGGAAATGCGGGTGGCCCATTCCTCTGCAAAACCAAAGGATGAAGAGGGGATGAAGAAGGATATCGATCCCCTGAAGGAACTGCATCCGCAAAATCTAAAACCGAAGAGCTCCGAGTCCTTGGCCATGGCCGATGTTCCAGCCGGTAAGCCGGCGGTGGAGAAGGCGCCTGTACCGAAAGACAAGCCAACTGCCGTGGAACCCGGACCTTCCGGTCCGGAGAAGGGTGTACGAAACGTCGCCGCCGCGGCGAAAAGCGCTCAATCCGGCAAGAAGGAATCCTCGGTGATCGTCGCGGAAGTACCCAAGGTGGAAACACCTAAGGTGGAAAGACCAAAGGCATCAGCACGCGCTTTGCCTGAAGGGGATTCAGAAAAGGGGAAACCCGGCAAAAACGAGTCGAAAGAAGATCTCCCTCGGGGAAAGGCGGGACGCTTCGCGGATGCCGGAGGCGGGCCAAAGAGGGTGCAGGAGGAGATAAAGCCGGCCAAAGAATCTTCCCGCACCGAACCACAAGAGCTTCCACGAATGGTATCCATTGACGAGATGAGCCGCGGTCTGCAGGAATTTCTGAACCGCTACGCCGATGCCTACGAGAGGAAAAATACAAAGGCTTTTTTCAGTCTTTTTGATCCCCATGCAGTGGAAAACGGTGAACCCATCGAAACCCTGCAACCCGTCTATTGTGAAAATTTCAAGAAAGCCGAGCAAATCCAATATAGTATCAAGCTGGTCCGGTGGAGCGCCGCTCATGAGAGCGTCAATCTGAGCGCCAGATTTCGCCTAGCGGTCAAACTTTCCGGAGAGTCCCCATCCGAATCCATGGGGGAGATGACGATGACCCTGGCCCGGCGCGGAGAAGAATTCAGAGTCAAGAGACTGGACTATTCTTTTCATTGA
- a CDS encoding GumC family protein, whose amino-acid sequence MQPQIEPPPVNEFPVPVSGSQLPSTELREVAPDYDDSADLRDYLEVMLRHKWLILTVLLAVFVTTLVVSLSMKPVFKAGGRLELSLQGPRVTKFEDVVANQMQTREFMQTQVKLLQSESLARRVVEKLKLDENPAFNPAAGKNGQEESIVRKWKKTVKSWLPFKSEKELDPELARLQTENMVEQQFAANLKVTPERDTTIVSLDFSCTDAALARDIVNAHIQEFISWQMDKRIDAASSAKQQLEKQLEVARINLEKAENNLNSFAQKAGIVSLDSNLNLIYRQLEETNKAYAVAESERINKEALYNQAIKDDISSLPMVLGNVLIQNLRQEHVKLVGEYQELSTVFKDDYPRLKNLKAKMNDIEGRIAKEEQHILDSVKNDYATAVKKEESLKKEAEKKKNLALELNNRATQYKVLEREVETSKFIHQSLMERAKEIDANVGIELGNIHVVDYATLPLKPYKPNIRLNLLLAIVVGLMGGIGLSFFLEYLDNTVKRVDEISDRFRVPLIGVLPAAEADEIKDLDFLVRLKPRASFSESIRTAKVSIQLSASMDEPPKSILITSTNAGQGKSTISCNLSQVFATSDEKVVIIDADLRKPRLHKVFRQNGNGNGNGNGNGNGKGEGTGYAMGRRKGLSQLLSGMCKLEDVVQKTDIPNLFFIAAGPIPPNPAELLASNRMKMVMEMLSKHFDRIIVDAPPAAGFADVLVLGNYVNGVILVSTLGETHRDALRIFRRSLLNVRGNLLGCIVNKLNVSGGRYGGYYSKYYKYYNYYNTSYGNRPESLPEQTTQV is encoded by the coding sequence ATGCAGCCTCAAATTGAGCCCCCCCCTGTCAATGAGTTCCCTGTTCCGGTGTCGGGATCTCAGCTTCCCTCCACCGAACTGCGCGAAGTAGCGCCCGACTACGACGATTCTGCCGATTTGCGCGATTACCTGGAAGTCATGCTGCGTCACAAGTGGCTCATATTGACGGTACTTTTGGCGGTTTTCGTGACCACCCTGGTGGTCAGCCTCAGCATGAAGCCGGTTTTCAAAGCCGGCGGCCGTCTTGAACTGAGCTTGCAGGGGCCGAGAGTGACAAAATTCGAGGATGTTGTAGCCAACCAGATGCAGACGAGAGAATTCATGCAGACGCAGGTGAAGCTCCTGCAAAGCGAATCCCTTGCGCGCCGGGTGGTGGAGAAGCTCAAACTGGATGAAAACCCCGCTTTCAATCCCGCGGCCGGAAAAAACGGCCAGGAAGAAAGCATCGTCAGGAAGTGGAAGAAAACCGTCAAATCCTGGCTTCCCTTCAAGAGCGAAAAAGAACTGGACCCGGAACTCGCCCGCCTGCAGACGGAAAATATGGTGGAACAGCAGTTTGCGGCAAATCTGAAGGTAACGCCGGAACGGGACACCACGATCGTTTCCCTGGATTTCAGTTGCACGGATGCCGCTCTTGCCCGCGATATCGTCAACGCTCATATACAGGAATTCATCTCGTGGCAGATGGACAAAAGAATCGATGCCGCCAGCTCTGCCAAGCAGCAGCTTGAAAAACAGCTGGAAGTGGCGCGAATCAATCTGGAAAAGGCCGAGAACAATCTCAACAGCTTCGCTCAGAAAGCGGGCATCGTATCCCTCGACTCCAACCTGAACCTGATTTACCGGCAACTGGAAGAAACGAATAAGGCCTATGCGGTTGCCGAAAGCGAAAGGATCAACAAGGAAGCCCTCTATAACCAGGCGATAAAAGACGACATCAGTTCACTGCCCATGGTTCTCGGAAACGTGCTGATTCAAAACCTGAGGCAGGAACACGTCAAGCTGGTCGGGGAATACCAGGAGCTCTCCACTGTTTTCAAGGATGATTATCCCAGGCTGAAGAACCTCAAAGCCAAGATGAACGATATCGAAGGCCGCATTGCAAAAGAAGAACAGCATATTCTGGATTCTGTGAAAAACGATTATGCAACGGCGGTCAAGAAGGAAGAGTCCCTGAAGAAAGAGGCTGAAAAGAAGAAAAACCTGGCTTTGGAGCTCAACAATCGCGCCACGCAGTACAAAGTGCTGGAGCGCGAAGTCGAAACCAGCAAGTTCATCCATCAGAGCTTGATGGAGCGCGCCAAGGAAATCGATGCCAATGTCGGCATCGAACTGGGAAACATCCACGTGGTCGATTACGCCACCCTGCCTCTGAAACCCTACAAACCCAATATTCGTCTCAACCTCCTTCTGGCCATCGTCGTGGGGCTCATGGGTGGTATCGGGCTCTCTTTCTTCCTGGAATATCTCGACAATACGGTCAAACGTGTGGATGAGATTTCAGATCGCTTCAGAGTCCCCCTCATCGGGGTCCTCCCTGCTGCAGAAGCCGATGAAATAAAGGACCTGGACTTCCTGGTCCGGCTCAAGCCCCGGGCGAGCTTTTCGGAATCGATACGAACGGCAAAGGTTTCCATTCAGCTTTCCGCGTCCATGGACGAACCGCCCAAGAGCATTCTGATAACGAGCACCAATGCGGGGCAGGGCAAAAGCACCATTTCGTGCAATTTGTCCCAGGTATTCGCCACCTCGGATGAAAAAGTGGTCATCATCGATGCGGACCTGAGAAAGCCACGCCTCCATAAGGTCTTCCGTCAAAACGGCAATGGTAACGGAAATGGAAATGGAAATGGGAACGGAAAAGGAGAGGGGACCGGGTACGCGATGGGCAGGCGCAAGGGGCTGAGCCAGCTCCTGAGTGGAATGTGCAAGCTCGAAGATGTGGTTCAGAAAACGGATATCCCCAATCTGTTCTTCATTGCCGCCGGCCCGATTCCCCCCAATCCCGCCGAGTTGCTCGCTTCCAACCGGATGAAGATGGTCATGGAGATGCTGAGCAAACACTTCGACCGTATCATTGTCGACGCTCCGCCCGCGGCGGGATTCGCCGATGTCTTGGTGCTTGGAAACTATGTGAATGGAGTGATCCTCGTGAGCACACTGGGAGAAACGCACCGCGACGCTCTGAGGATCTTCCGTCGCAGCCTCCTGAACGTCCGCGGGAACCTCCTGGGATGTATCGTCAATAAGCTCAATGTGAGCGGCGGCCGTTACGGGGGATACTATTCGAAGTATTACAAATATTACAATTATTACAATACGAGCTACGGAAACCGGCCGGAAAGCCTGCCTGAACAGACGACTCAGGTTTGA
- a CDS encoding type II toxin-antitoxin system PemK/MazF family toxin, producing MRPGDIYWVNLDPAVGDEIRKKRPVVVLNGGHEKHLKLAIVVPVTGWNPNWEANPFFVSLEPDPNNGLQKKSAIDCFQVRALSHTRFVERIGAISDTAMYQVKTAIALILDIDPEHCG from the coding sequence TTGAGGCCCGGTGATATCTATTGGGTGAACCTTGACCCGGCGGTTGGCGATGAGATCAGGAAAAAAAGGCCGGTTGTGGTCTTAAATGGTGGACACGAAAAGCACCTCAAGCTGGCTATCGTTGTGCCGGTCACCGGCTGGAATCCGAACTGGGAGGCAAATCCGTTTTTCGTTTCCTTGGAACCGGACCCGAACAATGGGCTTCAGAAGAAATCCGCCATAGACTGCTTCCAGGTTAGAGCTCTCAGCCACACCCGATTCGTTGAAAGGATCGGTGCCATTTCGGATACGGCAATGTACCAGGTAAAGACTGCGATTGCGCTGATTCTGGATATCGATCCCGAACACTGTGGTTGA
- a CDS encoding polysaccharide biosynthesis/export family protein encodes MDIRIKHSKTARSLFLQCIWAGIALLIAGCASGGSGPKPTATLDEVIAKESGSQQEIREINTKLFASVSAAPQPKDYLLGEGDLIQIDVFEAQELKTETRVGARGFVTLPLIGPVELKGLTSREAEQKIEDLYRRKYLQNPHVSVFVKEQVSGKITLLGALNKPGTYSYLTRQHLLDVLAMGEGLSDKAGRTVQVRRTEENSPQPITYMVDLDALIKNGQSEMNLEIKGGDVVYVPEAGMVYVDGAVRKPGNYPIKTAMSLPEAIAAAGGFSTTADEGNIKLVRSNENGNREVVQLSIKDLRQDTKENLEVKDRDVIFVETSKVDALLYGLRLNIGGGIFGVGYQPPPQ; translated from the coding sequence ATGGACATCCGGATCAAACACTCCAAGACTGCCCGAAGCCTTTTTCTTCAATGCATCTGGGCCGGCATCGCCCTACTGATTGCCGGGTGCGCCAGTGGCGGCAGCGGCCCGAAACCGACCGCAACGCTCGATGAGGTCATCGCAAAAGAAAGTGGAAGTCAGCAGGAAATCAGGGAAATCAATACGAAGCTCTTCGCGTCGGTGAGTGCCGCACCGCAGCCTAAGGACTATCTCCTCGGGGAAGGCGACCTGATTCAGATCGATGTTTTCGAAGCCCAGGAACTGAAGACGGAAACGCGTGTCGGCGCTCGAGGATTCGTGACGCTGCCACTCATCGGCCCCGTAGAATTGAAAGGGCTCACAAGCCGGGAAGCGGAGCAGAAAATAGAGGATCTCTACCGGCGGAAATACCTTCAAAACCCTCATGTGAGCGTTTTTGTCAAGGAACAGGTCTCGGGAAAGATCACTCTCCTGGGGGCGCTCAACAAACCGGGTACGTACAGTTATTTGACACGTCAACACCTTCTTGACGTACTCGCCATGGGTGAGGGACTTTCCGACAAAGCCGGGCGTACCGTGCAGGTGCGACGGACCGAGGAGAATTCACCTCAGCCGATAACCTACATGGTTGATCTGGATGCGCTCATCAAAAACGGCCAGTCGGAAATGAATCTTGAAATAAAAGGCGGGGATGTGGTCTATGTTCCCGAAGCGGGAATGGTTTACGTCGACGGCGCGGTGAGAAAGCCGGGCAACTATCCCATCAAGACGGCAATGTCCCTTCCCGAAGCCATAGCCGCGGCGGGCGGCTTCTCCACCACAGCGGATGAGGGCAATATCAAACTGGTCCGTTCGAATGAAAACGGCAACCGCGAAGTGGTGCAATTGAGCATCAAGGATCTGCGCCAGGACACGAAGGAAAACCTGGAAGTGAAGGACCGCGATGTCATTTTTGTGGAAACCAGCAAGGTTGACGCCTTGCTTTACGGGCTGCGCCTGAATATCGGTGGAGGAATCTTCGGGGTGGGATATCAGCCTCCGCCGCAATGA
- a CDS encoding glycosyltransferase family 4 protein — MTTILTIFLLSLGVALALTPVAARLGTRWGLVDKPSRRKVHQKPIPRVGGIAIFLAFYIPLLSIFFYRTEVLAMVVSKPSLLWLAGGSVLVFLMGLTDDVKGLPPRLKFAVQGVAAVMAYCGGLQFSIISLPWGSTVSMGIFALPVTIFWFLLVVNAINLIDGLDGLAAGVTFFAAITLLVLSLLGKNYLVAVGLAGLAGACLGFLRYNFNPASIFMGDGGSYFLGYMLASLSLLGSMKSQATVAILIPLIALGLPLMDTMMAPIRRFILGRRLFQPDKSHIHHKLLQMGFSQRKAVLVMYSVTVFLGLASLLVVNMRNERAGFILATLGVCLIVGIRKLGYLEYLAVDKMIGYFQDVSDEMGFNRDRRTFLSLQIAIGEARDTHELWARIVDALTPLRMDWAELRLNGSRSGAPPLDTDTAYTWNSGNFDGGKAACRQGIMAMELPLVNQQKCFGTLYLKKDLISDPISHYTLRRIEHLRRSIVRKLTALESEPCVKEVAVRSRQIAHGSKPKARHPEPLIPVANAKAH, encoded by the coding sequence ATGACGACAATACTGACGATCTTTCTGTTGAGCCTGGGGGTAGCTCTGGCCTTGACGCCTGTGGCGGCCCGGTTGGGAACCCGTTGGGGATTGGTGGACAAGCCGTCGCGCAGGAAAGTGCATCAAAAGCCCATTCCGCGCGTGGGAGGGATCGCCATTTTTTTGGCGTTTTATATTCCCCTCCTGAGCATCTTCTTTTACCGGACGGAAGTTTTGGCGATGGTCGTTTCGAAACCCTCCCTGCTCTGGCTGGCAGGCGGGTCGGTCCTGGTTTTTCTCATGGGTTTGACCGATGACGTCAAAGGTTTGCCGCCCCGTTTGAAGTTTGCCGTACAGGGCGTCGCCGCCGTCATGGCCTATTGCGGCGGGCTCCAGTTTTCGATCATCTCCCTTCCCTGGGGATCGACCGTTTCAATGGGAATATTCGCTCTCCCCGTAACCATTTTCTGGTTTCTCCTGGTGGTCAACGCCATCAACCTCATTGACGGGCTGGACGGCTTGGCGGCGGGAGTGACCTTCTTTGCCGCCATAACGCTTCTCGTCCTGAGCTTGCTCGGTAAAAACTACCTGGTGGCCGTGGGATTGGCCGGGCTCGCAGGCGCCTGCCTCGGCTTTCTTCGCTACAATTTCAACCCGGCTTCCATCTTCATGGGAGATGGGGGCAGCTATTTCCTGGGCTACATGCTGGCGTCCCTGAGCCTCCTGGGAAGCATGAAAAGCCAGGCCACCGTGGCCATCCTGATCCCTCTCATCGCGCTCGGCCTTCCCCTCATGGACACCATGATGGCTCCCATCCGCAGGTTCATTCTCGGCCGGCGGCTTTTCCAACCCGACAAGAGCCATATCCACCACAAGCTCCTGCAGATGGGCTTTTCCCAGAGGAAGGCCGTCCTGGTGATGTATTCGGTCACCGTGTTTCTGGGACTGGCATCGCTCCTCGTCGTCAACATGAGAAACGAACGGGCCGGTTTCATCCTGGCGACCCTGGGGGTCTGTCTCATTGTCGGTATCCGCAAGCTCGGTTACCTCGAATACCTCGCGGTGGACAAGATGATCGGCTACTTCCAGGATGTCTCGGACGAAATGGGCTTCAACCGGGACCGCAGGACGTTTCTGAGCCTCCAGATCGCCATCGGCGAGGCCCGCGACACCCATGAACTCTGGGCGCGCATCGTGGATGCCCTCACCCCCCTCCGCATGGACTGGGCGGAATTGCGCCTGAACGGTTCCCGTTCCGGGGCTCCACCTCTCGACACGGATACAGCCTACACCTGGAACTCCGGGAACTTCGATGGGGGCAAGGCGGCGTGCCGCCAGGGCATAATGGCCATGGAACTGCCCCTCGTCAATCAACAGAAATGCTTCGGAACCCTCTATCTGAAGAAGGACCTGATCTCCGACCCCATCAGCCATTACACGTTGAGGCGTATCGAACACCTCAGGCGCAGTATCGTCCGAAAGCTGACGGCGCTCGAAAGTGAACCGTGTGTCAAAGAGGTTGCGGTCAGGAGCCGGCAAATAGCCCATGGTTCGAAGCCGAAAGCCAGGCACCCGGAACCTCTTATTCCTGTTGCCAATGCCAAGGCCCATTGA